The Lysobacter enzymogenes DNA segment GAGATCGCCGCGCGGGTCATCGCCCCGGTCAGGCTGTCGTAGGTGGCCAGGCGGTTGGCGGTGTCGCGGTCGCGGCGCAACTGTTGCAGCTTCGAGGTCAGGCCCAGCAGCAGGCCCAGGCCGCCGAACGCGAGGCCGACCGGGAAGGTGTATTCGAGCCAGGCGAACTCCGGCCACCACTCGTGGTTGGCGCCGACCAGGATCACCAGCAACACCATCAGCGGCAGCCACGCCAGCAGCAGGAAATAGGCCTCGCGCTGGCGCCGCCACACCGCCACCACGGTCGCGTAGAGGATCAGCGCGAGCACCAGCAGCAGGTTGAGGTTGCCGTACAGCGCGCTGTACTTCCAGGTGCGGAACAGGCTCACCACGATCAGCGCGCCGAGCGAGTAGCTGCACCAGTCCAGCGCCCGGGTCACGCGCGGCTGGGTCGTGCGCAGGCCGAGGAAGAAGATCAGGAAGCGGATGCTCGCCAGCACCGCGGCCGTGGTCAGCACGATGTTGGTGCGGGTGTCCGGGGCTATGTCCTTGAGCCACGGCACCACCCGCATCTCGCCGCCGTCGGAGGTCAACGTCAGTATCTGCAGGATCAAGGTGAGCCCGAGGTAGGCGTAGCCGCGCTCGCGCAGGCCGATCCAGAACCCGAACGCCAGCACCGCTACCACGCCCATCGCGGTCAGCACCACGCTGCGCAGGCCGACGTGCATCATGTCCTCGCGCTGGACCTTGGCCAGCGGCTCGACCTCCACCTGCGACGACAGCACGTCGGCGGCGAGCATGCGCAGGTACAGCGCGTCGCCCTTGCGCAGCCCCTTGGGCAGCGGGAACACGATCATCCGGGTGGAGTGGTTGAGATCGATGTCGGGGCCGTAGATCGAGCGCCGCAGCGGCAGTTCGTCGCCGGGCCGCCACAGTTCGATCTCGCGCCGCGAGGGCCGGTCGATGGTGAGTTGCGGGGCGACCGCGGGGTCCACGTCCTGGTTGACCACGATCCGCCACCAGCGCGGCTCGCCCTTGCTGCCCCAGACCAGGTTGCCGGACACCGCCTCGAAACGGCCGTCGAACTCGCCGGCCAGCACCCGCGCCGGCACCGGGTCGCCCTGGGCCAGCCGCGACAGGCTCAGCGACGGCGCGCGGTAGCCGACGGGATCGAAGGCTTCGCGCGCGGCCTGCGCGGCGGAAGGCGGCGCGGCGGCGGCGGCCAGCGCCGCGGACAGCAGCGGCTTGGCGACGAGCGGTTCGGACGAAGGCGCGGGCACGGCCGCGCCGGCCGACGCAGCGGCCGCGGACATCGCGGCGACCGGAGGCAGGACGATGGACTGCGCCGACGCGATCGTCGCCACCGCCCACAACGCGAGCACGGCCATCCAGCCGCGCCAGCTACCACGCCAGGGTGTCCCCATGCCCCTTCCGGTCACCAGTCTGCTGTGCCGAGCATAGCCCAAGGGGGCTGCATTCCGGTGCAGGGGGCGATCACGGTTTCCACCTTGAAATTGTGCTGGCGCACACGCCTCCGCGCATTGCCGCGCCACGCGGCCGGCTTCGGCCGCGATCCTACACCGGCGCGCCCCGGCGCCGCCGCCGGCAAAAACGACAGTTGGCGACGGCGATCGCGCGGCGATGGCGAGCGCGGCGCGGCCTTGTTCGGGGCGCCAAGGCCGCTTGATTCCAGGCCGCCGTTTTTCGCGCGCAGCCCGGTGCGGACCGGCGTTTCGCTATCCGGCGCTACGGTCGAAACGGTTCGATGCCGGCGCTTCGATGCCGGCGCCGCGCACGCGGCATCGGCGCGCGCGGGCTCGAGGACGAAGCGGCCACGACGCAGTCGTCGCGGCCGCCGTCGATGCGTCCGGCGCGCTTACTCGCGCGCGCCGTGCCCGGTCACGCGCGCGACCGCGTCGTGCGCATGCAGGCTTTCGAAATGCGCTACTTCGGCGTCGAAGCGCTCGATCCGCGGGTCCGTCGACAGCGCCGCGGCGACCCGGCGCGCGGCGTCTTCGCAGAACATCAGGTTCTCGGCGTTGAGGCGGGCGAAGGCCTGCTCGTCCTCGCGCTTGACCGCGGTCTGCACCGGCGTGGCGAGCGCGGCTTCCAGCGCGTCGATCAGCGCGGTCAGCGGCAGTTCGTCGAAGGCCGGGCGCAGCTCCACGCGCACGTCGGCGCGGCTGCGCTGGGCGTGCGGAGTCGCGGCCAGACCGCGCTCGGAGGCCAGCCACTCGCCGACCACGGCGGTGGACAGCGGGTGGGCGGCGGCGAAATCGGCGACGAAGCGCTCGGCGTTGAGCTGGCGCGACAGCGCCGCCGAGGCCGGGCAAGTGCTGGAGTATTCGACCGCGAAACGCAGGCCGAGCTGCAGGTGGCCGTCGAGCAGACGCGCGTCGATCTCGACCGGATAGCGCTTCCAGCCGGCGTTGGCGCTGGCCAGGGCCGGACGCAGCAGCAGTTGCTCGTAGCGCAGGACCAGGCGCGCCGCGCTGGAGATGCCGCCCTGCCCTTCGATCAGGCTCTGCAGCACCCGGCGCAGGCCGGCCGGGGTGACCGACTCGCTGGCGAAGGCGTTCTGCAGGTGCAGGTACATGCGCGACATGTGGATGCCGCGGGCGTTGGCGTCGCGCAGGTTGACCGCGACGTCGACCGAGGCCGGCACCTGGATGACGGCGCCGTCGGCGCCGGCGATGCGCAGCGGCAGGGCGATATGGGACATGCCGACCCAGTCCAGCGGACGCGCCGCGGCGGCGGCGTCGAAGGCGACATCGGGCAGGCTCGAACGAGTGGGTACGAAAGGAGTATTCACAACGCTGAAAGTGGGGGCGCGTGAGGGTTACGCAACCTCGCCATTCTACCGGCGGCGCCCCGGCCTGCCCCGGCCCCGCCTTGCAACGGTCAGTTGCGGGCGCCGCGCCAGGCCGCCAGCAGCGCGGTCCACGGCGACAGCGGCCGGGCCGCGTCGCCGCGCTGCAGGCGGGTATGCGCCAGCGCGGTCCATAGCCGTCGCGGCACGGTCGCGCCGAAGCGCTCGGGCCACTGCGCCAGCAGTTCGCGGCTCCATTCCACCGCCGCGCCCTCGCCGGGCCGCGCCATCGCCCGGGCGACCACGCTCAGCGGCACCGCCGCGTCGCCCTGCAGCACCAGCCGGGCCTCCAGCAGCGAGGACTGGATCGCCGGCACCGCCGTCTCGGGCAGTTGTCCGGGCACCGGGTCGAACAGGGACGCGTCGATCGCCGCGCAGGCCTGGGCCAGCGGCAGCAGGCCGTCGAAGGCCTCGCCGCGGTCGCCGGGGCGTTCGCGGCTGTCGCGCAGGCCCGGCAGGCTCGCGGCCAGCGCCGCCCACGGCGCGTCCTGGCGCTGCAGGGCCAGGCCCAGCGGATGCCGGCGCCGGCCCTGGCGCCAGCCTTGCAGTTCTTCCATCCACCAGCCGAGCTTGGCCTCGCCGGGCAAGGCGTCGGTGCCGCCCCAGGCCGCGTCGGTCAGTTCCTGCTGCAGCGCCGCCCAGGCCACCGCGACCCCGCGCTGGGCGCGCGGCACGAACACTTCGGCCACCGACCATTCCGGCCAGCGCGCGCGCCATTTGCCGGCGAAGTCCTGCAGCGCCTGCTCCTGATTGGGCTGGCCCTGGACGGGCTGGCCCTGCGCGGGCTGGCCCGGGGCGGGCTGGCCCGGGGCGGGATGCTGGTGCGGCGGGTCCTCGGCGGCAGGCGCGTTCATGGCGGCCTTCATCGCGTCGCCGGCCAGGCGTCCGCGGTGGCCAGCGCGGCCGGGTCGTCGACCAGGACGTCGCCCTGCCAGGCGATCGGATCGTCCAGTTCCAGGCGGTAGCCCCACAGCGCCACCACCGAAGGCATGCCGGCGGCGCGCGCGGCAAGGATGTCGCGCTCGTCGTCGCCGACGTAGGCGCAGGCGCCCGGCTCGACGCCGATGCGCTGCGCGGCCACCGTCAGCGGCAGCGGGTCGGGCTTGCGCGCGGCCAGGGTGTCGCCGCCGATCAGCACCGCGCAACGGGTGTCCCAGCCCAGCAGCGGCATCAGCTTGCGCGCCAGGTATTCGGGCTTGTTGGTGACGATGCCCCACGGCCGGCCCGCGGCCTCCAGCGCCGCCAGCATCGCTTCCACGCCGGGGAACGGCGCCCCGTGCAGGCCGAGTTCGCGTTCGTAGGTGTCGAGGAACTCGGGCACCCAGGTTTCGCGTTCGCCCGCATCGACATCGGCGAAGGCCGCGCCGAGCATCGCCCGCGCGCCCTTGGACACGTGCGGGCGCAGCGCTTCCAGCGGCATCGGCCCGCGCCCGCGCGCGGCGCGCATCGCGTTGGCGGCGGCGAGCATGTCCGGCGCGCTGTCGAGCAAGGTGCCGTCGAGGTCGAACAACGCCGCCTGCGGAAAGGCGGCCGCGGGCGCCGCGCTCATGCCGCGGCGTCCTGGGCGTCGGCGGGCTTGAACGCGCAGACCAGGTAGTTCACGTCGGCGCGCGGGACGATGCGCGCGGCGTTGCGCCAGGGCTCGTACATCAGGCCGCTGACGTCCTCCAGTTGCAGGCCGGCCTCGCGCAGCCACCCGGCCAGCTCGGACGGCTTGATGAAGTCGCGGTACTGATGGGTGCCGCGCGGCACCAGCCGGGTCAGGTACTCGGCGCCGACGATCGCCAGCGCGAACGCCGCCGGCGTGCGGTTCAAGGTCGACAGGAACAGGCGTCCGCCGGGCTTCAGCGCGGCGGCGCAAGCGCGCACGATCGCGCGCGGGTCGGGCACGTGTTCGAGCATTTCCATGCAGGTGATCAGGTCGAAGCGCGCCGGCATCTCCTGCGCCAGCGACTCCACCGACTGCAGCCGGTAATCGACGCCAACCCCGGTCTCCAGGCGGTGCAGCTTGGCGACCTTGATCAGTTCCGGCGCGAGGTCGATCGCGGTGACCTGGGCGCCGGACGCGGCCAGCGCCTCGCTCAGCAAGCCGCCGCCGCAACCGACGTCGAGCGCCAGCGCGTCGCGCAAGGGCGCGCGCCGGGCCACGTAGTCCAGCCGCACCGGGTTGAGCGCGTGCAGCGGCTTCTGCGGCCCCTGCGGGTCCCACCAGCGGTTGGCGAGGGCGCCGAACTTGTCCAGTTCGGCCTGGCTGAAGTTGTCGCGGCCGGGGGCGCCGTCGGCGCCGTTCTCGTGCGGTGCGTTGCTTGCTGCGCTGCTCATGCCTGCCTGCTCGTTCTGTCGCCGCGCGCGCGGTGCGCGCGGCCGGTGTGCCGTGTGCCTAGTGTGAAGCAGGTCCGCGGCCACCGGCGTGAACGCACTGCGTCGCAGCGCCGCAGGCCGTGCGGACCATCGCGGTTCGCGTCCCGGCTACCGCCCCGTCGCGCTCACCGCGCGATCGCGGCGATGCGCTCGCGCCACTGGCGCGCGTTGGCGACCAGCGCGGCGGTGTCCATGTCGACCAACACGCGCTCGCGCAGCTTGGCCTTGCCGGCGATCCACACGTCGCCGACCTGGTGGCGGCCGGTCGCGTAGATCAGCTGCGAGACCACGTGGTGCACCGGCTGGGTCTCCAGCTGGCCCAGGTCGACGCAGACCAGGTCGGCCTGCTTGCCGACCTCGATCGAACCGATCTTGGCGTCGAAGCCCAGCGCCTTGGCGCCGCCGAGGGTGGCCGCGCGCAACGCGCTGAACGCATCCAGCGCCTTGGCGTCGTTGGCCACCGCCTTGGCCAGGATCGCCGCGGTGCGGGTCTCGCCGAACATGTCCAGATCGTTGTTGCTGGCGCAGCCGTCGGTGCCGATGGCGAGGTTGACCCCGGCGTGGTGCAGCTTGCAGGCCGGACAGAAGCCCGAGGCCAGCTTGAGGTTGGATTCGGGGCAATGCACCACGCTGACGCCGCGCTGCGCGCACAGCTCGATCTCGGCGTCGGTGAGCTGGGTCATGTGCACCGCGATCAGGCGGTCGCTGACCAAGCCCAGCCGATCCAGGCGCGCCAGGGGGCGCTGCCCGTACTGCTTGATCGAATCGGCGATCTCCTGCGCGGTCTCGTGGGTGTGCAGGTGGATCGGCAGATCCAACTGGTCGGCCAGCATGCGGATGCGCTCGAAGTTCGCGTCGCTGACCGTGTACGGCGCGTGCGGCGCGAACGCGGTCGCGACCAGCGCGTCGTCGCGCCACAGGTCGTGCACCTCGCCGGCGCGGTCGAAGTATTCGTCCGAGGTCTTGGCCCAGGCGGTCGGGAAATCGATCACCGGCAGGCCGACCCGGGCGCGGAAGCCGTGGCGCTTGTAGACCGCGGCCTGCACGTCGGGGAAGAAGTAGTTCTCGTTGGCGCAGGTGGTGCCGCCGCGCAGCATCTCGGCGATCGACAGGGCGATCCCGTCCTCGACGAACTGCGGCCCGATCACCGCCGCCTCGACCGGCCAGATGTGGCCTTGCAGCCATTCCATCAGCGGCAAGTCGTCGGCGATGCCGCGCAACAGGGTCATCGGGTTGTGGGTATGGGCGTTGACCAGGCCCGGGATCAGCGCCGACTCGGGCCGGCCGACGGTCTGCGCCGGCGCGTAGCGCTGGCGCGCCTGCGCGATCGGCAGCACGTCGGCGATGACGCCCTTGTCGACGATCACCGCATGGTGCTCCAGCACCACCGCATGCGGCTCGACCGGCACCACCCAGCCCGCTTCGATGGACAGGTCGCAGGGAACGGGCTGGTGTTCGGAGGTCATCGGCGCTGCTCGCTGGTTTGGGCCGGTGTTCGGGCCGCAGGGGGGACGCCGCCCCGTGGCCGGGCCGGCCGGGTGTTGCGAAAACGCGGCCACAGGTGCCGGCCGCGTTCAGGTGTCGCCTTGGGTGTCGCGACTCGCCGCGCTGGCGCGGGAGCGGGAGCGGGTTGTGTGTGGATCGCGACGCTAGCCGCGCAGCTCCGCCGCACCACCTCGAAACCGCGCGCCTTCAAAACCGTCATTCCGGCGAAAGCCGGAATCCATTTTGCCGTCGCTTTTCTTGCCTGGAAACGACAAAGGCGAAAACAACCGCAACAGCAAAATGGATCCTGGCTTTCGCCAGGATGACGCATCGGCAAAGCCGTGGCCGCCAAGGCGGCCACGGGCCGATGCGTCACTTCACCCGGCTGACGTACTCGCCCGAGCGGGTGTCGACCTTGATCACTTCTTCCTGGCCGACGAACAGCGGCACGCGCACCACCGCGCCGGTTTCCAGGGTCGCCGGCTTGCCGCCGCCGCCGGAGGTGTCGCCGCGCACGCCCGGATCGGTCTCGACGATCTTCAGCTCGACGAAGTTCGGCGGCTGGACCGCGATCGGGGTGCCGTTCCACAGGGTCACCACGCACTCTTCCTCGCCCTTGAGCCACTTGTCGGCGCCGGCCATGCCGGCCTTGTCGGCCTGCACCTGCTCGAACGACTCCTGGTTCATGAAGTGCCAGTACTCGCCGTCGGAGTACAGGTACTGCATGTCGGTGTCGACCACGTCGGCCTGCTCGACGCTGTCGGTCGCCTTCATGGTCATTTCGACCACGCGGCCGGACTTGATGCTGCGGTACTTGACGCGGGTGAACGCCTGGCCCTTGCCCGGCTTGACGTACTCGGTCTCGGTGATGATGCACGGATCGTTGTTGACCAGGATCTTCTGACCGTTCTTCACGTCGTTCATGCCAAGGGTGGCCATGGTGAAACTCCCTGCGAATTGATTTGTGTCGGTGAATGAGGTTCCGGCCGTCGCGGCGCGGGGCCGCGGACGTCCAGCCGCCGTCGTCGGCGCCGCTCCCGCGCCGGCCCCCGTCCGGGACCGGACGCGGCCCCGCGGCCGCCAGGCGGCGCGGGGAAGGCTAGAATGTCGGGCTGCGCCGGCCCCGTCCGCGGCGAAACCGCCGCTGCGGGACCCGGGCACCGCGATCGGAACCCTGAAGGCTAGCCCCGCATGATACCTGCTGCGCATCCCCTCTCGCACCCGGCCCCCGCCCAGGGCGCCGCCGCGCCGCCGCGCTGGCAGGCGCTGTGGCGCGACGCGGTGCGCGACCCGGGCGAGCTGCTGGGCCTGCTGGGGCTGGACCCGCGCGCGCTGGGGGTGTCCGCCCAGGCCGCGGCGCAGTTCCCGCTGCGGGTCCCGCGCGGCTTCGTCGCGCGCATGCGCCCCGGCGACCCGGCCGACCCGCTGCTGCGCCAGGTCCTGCCGTTGGACGAGGAAATGCGGCCGATGCCCGGTTTCGACCTGGACGCGGTCGGCGACGGCGCGGCCAAGGCCGGCCACGGGGTCATCCGCAAGTACCGCGGCCGCGCCCTGCTGATCGCCACCGGCAGCTGCGCGGTCAACTGCCGCTACTGCTTCCGCCGCCACTTCCCCTACGCCGAGGAGACCGCGGCCGCGGCCGGCTGGCGCGAGGCGGTGGCGGCGATCGCCGCCGATCCGGACATCGACGAGGTGATCCTGTCCGGCGGCGACCCCTGGTCGCTGGCCACGCCGAAGCTGGCCGAGCTCACCGACGCCCTGCAAGCGGTGCCGCACCTCAAGCGCCTGCGCGTGCACACCCGCCTGCCGATCGTGCTGCCCGAACGCGTCGACGCGGCGCTGACGGCGTGGCTGGCGGCGCTGCCGTGGCCGGTCGCGGTGGTGCTGCACGCCAATCACGCCAACGAATTCGACGCGTCGGTGGACGCCGCCATGCGGCGCCTGCGCGACGCCGGCGCGACCTTGCTCAACCAAGCGGTGCTGCTGCGCGGCGTCAACGACAGCGTCGAGGCGCTGGCCGCGCTGAGCGAACGCAGCCACCAGGCCGGCGTGCTGCCCTACTACCTGCACCAGCTCGACCGCGTGCAGGGCGCGGCCCACTTCGAAGTCGCCGACGAGGACGCGCGCGCGCTGCACCGGGCGCTGGCCGCGCGCCTGTCGGGGTATCTGGTGCCCAAGCTGGTGCGCGAAGTGGCAGGCGACCCGGGCAAGCGTCCGTTGTAAGGTTGTAATCTGGCTGGGGTTTGATGGGGAACGCCGCAGGTTGCGGCTTGGCGCGCGCGCAAAGTCGATCAGCTTCGCATCCGTGGCGTGTTCGAACCCTACAACGGGTCACAGATTCTCGTCCCCGCGTGGACGAGGCCGGCGCTTCGTGTCATAAAACCGGCCCACGGAGGTGGTGAATGCAATTCGGCAAAGACATGGTGCTGCGCTTGCTGATCGTCGACGACAGCGTGGAGGCGGCCGAAGCCATCGTCAGCGCGCTGCGCAACAGCGGCATCGCGGTGCGGCCCACGCGCCCGGAAAGCGAACAGGAGCTGGCCGCGCTGATCCTGCAGCACCCGCCGGATCTGGTCCTGGCCGCGCGCAACTCGCGCCACGTCTCGCTGGCCAAGCTGATGCAGGCGGTCGACGCCAGCGGCAAGGACTTGCCGGTGCTGGTGATGATGGAAGCCGTCGACGAGACCGCCCTGCTCGGGATCATGGAGATCGGCGCGCGCGGCATCGTCCTGCGCTCCAACATCGGCCACCTGCAGCACCGGGTGCGCTCGGAATGGGCCGACCTGGAAGCGCGCCGCTCGCTGCGCAAGCTCGAGGCCCAGGTGCGCGAGACCGAACGCCGCTGCGACGCGCTGATCGACTCCTCGCGCGATCCCATCGCCTACATCCACGAAGGCATGCACATCCGCGCCAACGCGGCGTACCTGGAGATGTTCGGCTTCGAATCGTTCGAGGACATCGAGGGCATGTCCCTGCTCGACCTGGTCGCGCCCGGCCAGGTCGACGGCTTCAAGCAACTGCTCAAGCAGCTCAGCAAGGGCGAGCCGCCGCCGCCGAGCTACGAGACCCAGGCCCGCACCCTCGACGGCAACGCATTCCCGGCGGTGATGGAGTTCACTCCGGCCACCTACGAGGGCGAGCACTGCCTGCAGGTGGTGCTGCGCCGGCAGGAGATCGATCCGGAACTGGCGCGCGAGGTCGAAGCGCTGCGCCAGCGCGACCAGGTCACCGGCCTGCTCAACCGCGCGACCTTCCTGCGCCAGCTCGAGGACGCGGTCGCCGACGCCGCCCACGGCGACGCCCACCACGGCCTGCTGCTGGTCGAGCCGGACCACTACAACCAGCTGCTGCAGGAAATCGGCCTGGACCAGGCCGACCAGCTGATCGCCGCCTGCGGCCAGCGCCTGCGCGAGGCGATCGGCGCCGACGACGTGGCCGCGCGCTTCGGCGAGCACCAGTTCGCGGTGCTGACCCTGCGCAGCGACCACCAGCACACCTCCGACCTGGCCGAGCGGCTGCGCGCGGCGTTCTCCGAACGCGTGATCGAAGCCGGCCAGCTCGCCCTGAGCGCGACCGCCAGCATCGGCGGCGTGCAGATCGGCGAGAAGATCGCCAGCGTCACCGCGGTGCTGGGCAAGGCCAGCCAATGCCTGCAGTCGGCGGCCGACATCGGCGGCAACCGCAGCGAGTTGTTCGACCCCGGCGCGGCCGACCGCGCCGAGGAAGAGCGCATCGCCGCCTGGGTCGCGCGCATCCGCGACGCGCTCGACGCCGACCGCTTCGTCATGAACTACCAGCCGCTGATCAACCTGCACGGCGAGCCGATCGAGATGTACGAGGCCTACCTGCGCATGCAGAGCGCGGGTCCGGACGACGGC contains these protein-coding regions:
- a CDS encoding sensor domain-containing diguanylate cyclase; its protein translation is MGTPWRGSWRGWMAVLALWAVATIASAQSIVLPPVAAMSAAAASAGAAVPAPSSEPLVAKPLLSAALAAAAAPPSAAQAAREAFDPVGYRAPSLSLSRLAQGDPVPARVLAGEFDGRFEAVSGNLVWGSKGEPRWWRIVVNQDVDPAVAPQLTIDRPSRREIELWRPGDELPLRRSIYGPDIDLNHSTRMIVFPLPKGLRKGDALYLRMLAADVLSSQVEVEPLAKVQREDMMHVGLRSVVLTAMGVVAVLAFGFWIGLRERGYAYLGLTLILQILTLTSDGGEMRVVPWLKDIAPDTRTNIVLTTAAVLASIRFLIFFLGLRTTQPRVTRALDWCSYSLGALIVVSLFRTWKYSALYGNLNLLLVLALILYATVVAVWRRQREAYFLLLAWLPLMVLLVILVGANHEWWPEFAWLEYTFPVGLAFGGLGLLLGLTSKLQQLRRDRDTANRLATYDSLTGAMTRAAISQSLRSAVESAHRSQRPLSVVFFDIDHFKRINDEHGHRVGDETLRIVALRTRNRLRAYDLFGRYGGDEVLVVLADTYLRDAARVAEHLRESVSGSPLSIDGRLLPVSLSLGVAELQPGETPEQLLERADAALYASKSAGRDRVTAHGSESEHEVVS
- the folE2 gene encoding GTP cyclohydrolase FolE2; translated protein: MNTPFVPTRSSLPDVAFDAAAAARPLDWVGMSHIALPLRIAGADGAVIQVPASVDVAVNLRDANARGIHMSRMYLHLQNAFASESVTPAGLRRVLQSLIEGQGGISSAARLVLRYEQLLLRPALASANAGWKRYPVEIDARLLDGHLQLGLRFAVEYSSTCPASAALSRQLNAERFVADFAAAHPLSTAVVGEWLASERGLAATPHAQRSRADVRVELRPAFDELPLTALIDALEAALATPVQTAVKREDEQAFARLNAENLMFCEDAARRVAAALSTDPRIERFDAEVAHFESLHAHDAVARVTGHGARE
- a CDS encoding phytoene/squalene synthase family protein — translated: MNAPAAEDPPHQHPAPGQPAPGQPAQGQPVQGQPNQEQALQDFAGKWRARWPEWSVAEVFVPRAQRGVAVAWAALQQELTDAAWGGTDALPGEAKLGWWMEELQGWRQGRRRHPLGLALQRQDAPWAALAASLPGLRDSRERPGDRGEAFDGLLPLAQACAAIDASLFDPVPGQLPETAVPAIQSSLLEARLVLQGDAAVPLSVVARAMARPGEGAAVEWSRELLAQWPERFGATVPRRLWTALAHTRLQRGDAARPLSPWTALLAAWRGARN
- a CDS encoding phosphoglycolate phosphatase: MSAAPAAAFPQAALFDLDGTLLDSAPDMLAAANAMRAARGRGPMPLEALRPHVSKGARAMLGAAFADVDAGERETWVPEFLDTYERELGLHGAPFPGVEAMLAALEAAGRPWGIVTNKPEYLARKLMPLLGWDTRCAVLIGGDTLAARKPDPLPLTVAAQRIGVEPGACAYVGDDERDILAARAAGMPSVVALWGYRLELDDPIAWQGDVLVDDPAALATADAWPATR
- the ubiG gene encoding bifunctional 2-polyprenyl-6-hydroxyphenol methylase/3-demethylubiquinol 3-O-methyltransferase UbiG; translation: MSSAASNAPHENGADGAPGRDNFSQAELDKFGALANRWWDPQGPQKPLHALNPVRLDYVARRAPLRDALALDVGCGGGLLSEALAASGAQVTAIDLAPELIKVAKLHRLETGVGVDYRLQSVESLAQEMPARFDLITCMEMLEHVPDPRAIVRACAAALKPGGRLFLSTLNRTPAAFALAIVGAEYLTRLVPRGTHQYRDFIKPSELAGWLREAGLQLEDVSGLMYEPWRNAARIVPRADVNYLVCAFKPADAQDAAA
- a CDS encoding TRZ/ATZ family hydrolase, producing MTSEHQPVPCDLSIEAGWVVPVEPHAVVLEHHAVIVDKGVIADVLPIAQARQRYAPAQTVGRPESALIPGLVNAHTHNPMTLLRGIADDLPLMEWLQGHIWPVEAAVIGPQFVEDGIALSIAEMLRGGTTCANENYFFPDVQAAVYKRHGFRARVGLPVIDFPTAWAKTSDEYFDRAGEVHDLWRDDALVATAFAPHAPYTVSDANFERIRMLADQLDLPIHLHTHETAQEIADSIKQYGQRPLARLDRLGLVSDRLIAVHMTQLTDAEIELCAQRGVSVVHCPESNLKLASGFCPACKLHHAGVNLAIGTDGCASNNDLDMFGETRTAAILAKAVANDAKALDAFSALRAATLGGAKALGFDAKIGSIEVGKQADLVCVDLGQLETQPVHHVVSQLIYATGRHQVGDVWIAGKAKLRERVLVDMDTAALVANARQWRERIAAIAR
- the efp gene encoding elongation factor P; the protein is MATLGMNDVKNGQKILVNNDPCIITETEYVKPGKGQAFTRVKYRSIKSGRVVEMTMKATDSVEQADVVDTDMQYLYSDGEYWHFMNQESFEQVQADKAGMAGADKWLKGEEECVVTLWNGTPIAVQPPNFVELKIVETDPGVRGDTSGGGGKPATLETGAVVRVPLFVGQEEVIKVDTRSGEYVSRVK
- the epmB gene encoding EF-P beta-lysylation protein EpmB is translated as MIPAAHPLSHPAPAQGAAAPPRWQALWRDAVRDPGELLGLLGLDPRALGVSAQAAAQFPLRVPRGFVARMRPGDPADPLLRQVLPLDEEMRPMPGFDLDAVGDGAAKAGHGVIRKYRGRALLIATGSCAVNCRYCFRRHFPYAEETAAAAGWREAVAAIAADPDIDEVILSGGDPWSLATPKLAELTDALQAVPHLKRLRVHTRLPIVLPERVDAALTAWLAALPWPVAVVLHANHANEFDASVDAAMRRLRDAGATLLNQAVLLRGVNDSVEALAALSERSHQAGVLPYYLHQLDRVQGAAHFEVADEDARALHRALAARLSGYLVPKLVREVAGDPGKRPL
- a CDS encoding EAL domain-containing response regulator, producing the protein MQFGKDMVLRLLIVDDSVEAAEAIVSALRNSGIAVRPTRPESEQELAALILQHPPDLVLAARNSRHVSLAKLMQAVDASGKDLPVLVMMEAVDETALLGIMEIGARGIVLRSNIGHLQHRVRSEWADLEARRSLRKLEAQVRETERRCDALIDSSRDPIAYIHEGMHIRANAAYLEMFGFESFEDIEGMSLLDLVAPGQVDGFKQLLKQLSKGEPPPPSYETQARTLDGNAFPAVMEFTPATYEGEHCLQVVLRRQEIDPELAREVEALRQRDQVTGLLNRATFLRQLEDAVADAAHGDAHHGLLLVEPDHYNQLLQEIGLDQADQLIAACGQRLREAIGADDVAARFGEHQFAVLTLRSDHQHTSDLAERLRAAFSERVIEAGQLALSATASIGGVQIGEKIASVTAVLGKASQCLQSAADIGGNRSELFDPGAADRAEEERIAAWVARIRDALDADRFVMNYQPLINLHGEPIEMYEAYLRMQSAGPDDGSELVQPLSFLQIAEEHGLLWEIDRWVVGKAIQVIGERMRQGKRTTLLVKITQASLQDESLQQHIVEQLAKHGADGKLLVLQLPESKVFTNLRAAQEFQSRVYHYGVRVGLEQFGAGLNSFQLLNHFDAAFLKIDRGYMEDLTSHPDHQQRVREIAEKARELGRQTIAEFVQDAASMSLLFAAGIDYAQGHFLAAAGPEMDYDFQ